A window from Setaria italica strain Yugu1 chromosome VIII, Setaria_italica_v2.0, whole genome shotgun sequence encodes these proteins:
- the LOC101784542 gene encoding flowering-promoting factor 1-like protein 1 codes for MSGVWEFKNGVVRLLEKTTKQAGAAPCEGKKALVHTPSGQTVASHEALQRCLQQLGWERYYEDPALVQFHRRSSVDLISLPADFARVGAVHMYDIVVKNRDYFTVVDAA; via the coding sequence ATGTCGGGCGTGTGGGAGTTCAAGAACGGGGTGGTGAGGCTCCTGGAGAAGACGACGAAgcaggcgggggcggcgccgtgcGAGGGCAAGAAGGCGCTGGTGCACACGCCTTCGGGCCAGACGGTGGCGTCACACGAAGCCCTGCAGCGGTGCCTGCAGCAGCTCGGCTGGGAGCGCTACTACGAGGACCCCGCCCTCGTGCAGTTCCACCGCCGCAGCAGCGTCGACCTCATCTCGCTGCCCGCCGACTTCGCCCGCGTCGGCGCCGTGCACATGTACGACATCGTCGTCAAGAACCGGGACTACTTcacggtcgtcgacgccgcctAA